AAGATATCATGAGTACGTGTATTAAAAGATCATTAAAAGAGAATTATGAATATCTATGAATGTATTTTCTGGtaatagaaatagaaatagtgatagttatttattaaaagtttaaataataataatagtaataataatcagaAAGTGAGGTAGAagtgaaatatttttgtaagattttttttttagtttccAGTGGgaatttttatcttcattataTCTTGTTTGTATAGTAagttgtatatttttttgtttaatttacTTGACtgataaataaatcaatatggctaattaaatattccatTTACCaagtttattctttttaattttcgACAATCTGTCAAGGATcgtaaataattcatttgaaCCAACAACATGTTCTTTTGCATTTGTAGAAGTTGAGTTACCATAAACAATACTATGCCCATATTTCAAATCacattcatttaattcctTCTTGACAACTTGGAAAAGTGGCTCACTAACAGGGGATGAAGAGCCTGTAACACATAGGAAATCCACATGGAATTGTGATATTCCCTTGGTTTCGAAATAATCTGTACGAGGCTGTTgattttgtaattctttCAAACCACCAATAGCTGCTGGTGTAGTTGGCAACGAGGTTCTATCTATATCCTCAGTAGTTGaattataaaattgtaataaGAAACTAGCAGCCGATTGAACTAAATCTGTTTGTTGAACAAACACTACATCATCATGTAAATATGCATGTATTCCCTTACCATCAAACAAGGTGTTTATATGAGTCATTGCTTCACCAACGACACTAGCCACACGCTCTTGATCTAAAGCATTTTCTGTATGAAACCTAACCATTGATTCTGAGATTTTATAATAAGAACCTGGTAATCTTTCCACTTTATCATCAAAAATCTTGACAACTTCACTTTTCCAATCCACTTTTTCCACAATATTATACCATGACCCATTTAGTCTGACATATGCCCCATTTTCTGCAATTAAACCAAGGTTTAGTACACGATTGTATAAACTTTCGGTTGTACCCTTTGAGAAAGAATTTATAACATAAACAATATTATGAATACTTAATTCATTCAATATAGCTAATACTCTTGAAGTTGGTGGTTGAGAtagtttcaaaataaacatATGTTTTTTAGAATCCTtgtaattttcaataattctataagaattcaaataaaaactggttaatctttctttattattgttccaagatttattaataaattcaattgaattggTTACCCAAAGGTCAGAATCATGAGCTATGACATTTTTAgacatttttttccaatttcttctcttttctTGTTCAGACATTTCAAGACCTCTTTTAATAGCATTTGCTAGACTTTTGACAGCCCATGGATTAATCAATATAGCAccatcttttaataattcagcaCTGCCTGTGAATTCTGATAATAGTAACGGggcatttttttcttcagaACAACCAACAAATTCCTGTGCTGTTAGATTCATTCCTTCTCTAAATGcagtaattaaaaatgcATCAGCTTCACAACTTAAAGCTAAGTACTGTGcaaattctaaatcttGGTGTAAGAATACAACATGTTGAGAGTTAGCTAAATCTGAAGATAATGCATTAATACGATCTACAGTTAACATGACTTTTTTCTCcaaatcatcatcttttCTATATCCAATAcaaatttgaatcaaaaCAACACGATCAATCCATTCCGGATTTTCCTTTAAGAATCGTTCATATGCTaacattttttcattcaacCCACGGACTCTATCAAATTGGTCACGACagataattaattttttaccatTCCATCTTTCTCTGATCAATTGTCTCCATTTTATAGTCTTATCCGTTTTCATTTGTCTTTGCAGATGGAACATATCAATACCAATAGGAGTGGATTTTACGCTAATGATCGTGCcattatatttaacttCGTCTTTCCCAATATCTGCCACTAAGATTCTATTAGTTGTTTGTAAGAAATGTCTTGCATATTCTTTAGTTTGGAAACCTACAAAATTGGCACCACAAATACCTTCTAAGATTTGATCTCTTTGGGCTAAACATCTAAAGACTTCACTACTTGGGAATGAAACATGTAAGAAAAACCCAATCTTAGCATTTGGCAATTTTTTCCTAATCATTAAAGGTACTAACATCAAATGATAATCATGAATCCAAATGGTATCACCAGGTTTATACATCTTGACAATCTTATCAgcaaatttttgatttaattctttataataAGAC
The window above is part of the Henningerozyma blattae CBS 6284 chromosome 2, complete genome genome. Proteins encoded here:
- the TPS3 gene encoding trehalose 6-phosphate synthase/phosphatase complex subunit (similar to Saccharomyces cerevisiae TSL1 (YML100W) and TPS3 (YMR261C); ancestral locus Anc_8.813), with the translated sequence MTIIVGSLFLPYQPQFELSISQADALDDLIDPNLVKVSTNVPDLMKKQREMGSREIESPVFSRELSPVPTSNNKELTTTSSTGVTNTSKEYPIYNDDMVSSKVFMDNLTTHASALGSPVHPIYSLSRNASVDKFFTSNTNIAISTTSNNIDSQLEDQVMDSPKSINSITQPNQNANPSNQAQDISKTGFTPDSTAALLKNVNKSLLYQSLFKNNSQTSLDSFTHYPIPTSSNSAVITPKSKTLLDHHHSTVFNYGKSKNNTSSTFPSVRRLNKAATIANTGTTTTTSLSSTSKMHQPQPQQPTSSTIFKKELNRSMESIVSSKYEEETTVGGANPSDIQLSSGSVKNKVPKFGGYSKSARLKASVLNNSHDIFKSIPWRIVTAVKGNGGLKNAIETAVIEETIIEPVKWVGTVGIPTDEVPQDILDNIIHSLEEDYDSYSVISDDITFKGAYKSFSKQILWPTFHYQIPDNPLSKAFEDHSWSYYKELNQKFADKIVKMYKPGDTIWIHDYHLMLVPLMIRKKLPNAKIGFFLHVSFPSSEVFRCLAQRDQILEGICGANFVGFQTKEYARHFLQTTNRILVADIGKDEVKYNGTIISVKSTPIGIDMFHLQRQMKTDKTIKWRQLIRERWNGKKLIICRDQFDRVRGLNEKMLAYERFLKENPEWIDRVVLIQICIGYRKDDDLEKKVMLTVDRINALSSDLANSQHVVFLHQDLEFAQYLALSCEADAFLITAFREGMNLTAQEFVGCSEEKNAPLLLSEFTGSAELLKDGAILINPWAVKSLANAIKRGLEMSEQEKRRNWKKMSKNVIAHDSDLWVTNSIEFINKSWNNNKERLTSFYLNSYRIIENYKDSKKHMFILKLSQPPTSRVLAILNELSIHNIVYVINSFSKGTTESLYNRVLNLGLIAENGAYVRLNGSWYNIVEKVDWKSEVVKIFDDKVERLPGSYYKISESMVRFHTENALDQERVASVVGEAMTHINTLFDGKGIHAYLHDDVVFVQQTDLVQSAASFLLQFYNSTTEDIDRTSLPTTPAAIGGLKELQNQQPRTDYFETKGISQFHVDFLCVTGSSSPVSEPLFQVVKKELNECDLKYGHSIVYGNSTSTNAKEHVVGSNELFTILDRLSKIKKNKLGKWNI